The nucleotide sequence aaagatatcatattttttatatagtataataagggattttatataaaacgCAATTTGAAGAGATATACAAAATctctttttgttttcttttttatattaattaatccTTAAGAgccaatttattttattctcctgatatttaataatgacttgaattattataaaaaaatttagttATGAAAttgtaattataaatatatatattatatatattcaaaattaaGTACTATGAATGCatattgaaataaaaatatatttaagaaGAAAGcactaatattatataataaaaataaataaacatcATTTTAGAAATGTTAAACGATATAATCATACAGGTTGTTATAGCTTCTATAGGGGTAACTATAGTCAATAgtgataaaattaaatttctTCATAAATTTAGTAAGagctaaaaatatatgatcataccctatatttcattattattttttttttttttaattttggcTAATGTGTACTTTcctattttattacattatattacaatatttttatttcatttttcaagtgtacatataataattatcacATACATGTGTGTATCGATAAATGTGATAACTAGCATGCTTATTTATGGTCATATCATGATTACACGTTTGGGGTTGTCtgcctttttatttatcataatttatctgaaacatatgcatacataaataCATGTGCTTTTTCCGTTATTTTAGAATATGCAGTGTATGCcctaatattttcttttttggtATATAAGGGTATACCATGGAAAAGAGATAACTACtatgtttatttaaatattaccCCGAATGCTACAAAACAAGAAATCCAAACAGCCTATAGGCAGGCTGCCAAAATTTACCACCCAGTAAGTTTTGAACCATACAAAATAGGAGACTACTTTTGCACTGTAGTTTTGTTAATGTACTTTATGTGAACTATGAAGGTGTTACACTTGCTtggctattttttataacttgATGCACTCATGGAAtccttattttttgttgaaTATTTAGGACAAAAACTCAGACGAATCTGCCGATTcatcttttataaaattgaaacaTGCCTATGATGTTTTATCAGATGATGTGAGACGAAGCAATTATAACCGATTTGGGGACTATAAAAATGGTATGCAAATTGGGCCTATCCATTTATGCGTCAATTCGagtattttatcatattattacacCATtacatcattattttattacgtTTTTGTATTTTGCAGGAGAAGTAGACGACAACACTGCTACTTTGCTGATATGCCTTTCGCTAGTCCAGCATGccatgttttttattattggatattttttgtcatatcgtaaaaaattagaatTCTCAAGACAGGTACATTTGAATATTCTTAAATtgtttacaaaaaatgcgAACTATGTTTTGCTTTGTTTTAAGTATACCAATTTGAATGcacaaatatatgaacatgCTTTggttttgtttatttttagattttcctagtatataatatagcaAGCTTTTGTTTCGAATTGCAATTTCGATTTATTGAAGATGATACAACATTTGATTGGCTACCTGTTATAGGATATTTATTAccatatgaaaaaataaaattattaagaaTGATATTTCccattgttttttttataagtatatgtatttctgcttatgcatatacaGATAGAAATGCGAgcttaatttatttaatgagATCTATATTGTCTACAAATCGAATAATTGTCGAAAGATCGAATGATGTTGTTGAGTCAactaattatttaaaaaaaaatggggATCAAATAGTTTCTAAATTACAACAAATGA is from Plasmodium chabaudi chabaudi strain AS genome assembly, chromosome: 8 and encodes:
- a CDS encoding DnaJ protein, putative, with translation MLNDIIIQVVIASIGVTIVNSDKIKFLHKFKYAVYALIFSFLVYKGIPWKRDNYYVYLNITPNATKQEIQTAYRQAAKIYHPDKNSDESADSSFIKLKHAYDVLSDDVRRSNYNRFGDYKNGEVDDNTATLLICLSLVQHAMFFIIGYFLSYRKKLEFSRQIFLVYNIASFCFELQFRFIEDDTTFDWLPVIGYLLPYEKIKLLRMIFPIVFFISICISAYAYTDRNASLIYLMRSILSTNRIIVERSNDVVESTNYLKKNGDQIVSKLQQMRKADGSSLFQLNDNNDDGDNKEYLGGENKKLLENVKEFSLSLDSQQMNLLQKCYEIMKNKKIDDKKGKKKSWFEFFSMQMIFGIIFVYIWFTSK